CTGACAATGGCGGTCATGTTCCGGTCTAAGAGAATAGTCAAAAAAGCATTGACCCGATCTTGTGACGGCTTCTTAAAAGGTGCTTTGGCATGTTCATTAAACGGAATAAGATTCACCTTTGCCCGAATGGGGGCAAGCAGACGGACCAGTTTATGGGCATGGGCGTCGCTGTCATTCACACCGCTCATCAAAATATACTCAAAGGTAATTTTGTTCCTGGGCTTCATCTCAAATTTTTTACAGGCCGCAAGCAGTGCCTCAATGGGCCAGGTACGGTTAACCGGCATCAGACTAGTACGCAAGTCATTGTCCGTGGCATTAAGCGATACCGCAAGGTTAACTTCAGTATCAATACCTAATTGAATGATTTTAGGTGCAATGCCGGAGGTGGAAACCGTTACCTTGCGAGAGGAAAACTTCATCCCAAAATCCGTATCAAAAATCACACCAAGACTACGCAAAAGATTGTCATAATTGGCCAAAGGTTCTCCCATGCCCATGAACACAATATTGGACAAAGACAGGGGTTCAATGCCCTGTTGGGCCACAAACCGTCTGGCATCCCGGATTTGCCCTACAATCTCTCCCATGGTCAGGTTTCTTTTAAACCCGGTCTTGGCGGTTAAGCAGAATTTACAGTTCATGGCACATCCGGCCTGGGTGGACACACAAAGGGTATAATGGTCTTTTTCGGGTATAAGGACGCTTTCCACATACTCCCCGTCAACCAGGCGATGCAAAAACTTCTTTGTAGAATCAACAGAGGTTTCCATATTTTCCAGTTCCAGGGTTCCCAGGCAAAAAAATTCGGCCAGTTCTTCCCGCAAATCCTTACCCAGATCGGTCATCTCTTCAAAAGTGCCTGCAAGCTTTAAGTAGAGCCATTTGAACACCTGATCCGCCCTGAAACGCCGTATACCCTTATTTTCAAACCATTCACCCAA
This window of the uncultured Desulfobacter sp. genome carries:
- the rlmN gene encoding 23S rRNA (adenine(2503)-C(2))-methyltransferase RlmN, with product MKDILDFTRQELGEWFENKGIRRFRADQVFKWLYLKLAGTFEEMTDLGKDLREELAEFFCLGTLELENMETSVDSTKKFLHRLVDGEYVESVLIPEKDHYTLCVSTQAGCAMNCKFCLTAKTGFKRNLTMGEIVGQIRDARRFVAQQGIEPLSLSNIVFMGMGEPLANYDNLLRSLGVIFDTDFGMKFSSRKVTVSTSGIAPKIIQLGIDTEVNLAVSLNATDNDLRTSLMPVNRTWPIEALLAACKKFEMKPRNKITFEYILMSGVNDSDAHAHKLVRLLAPIRAKVNLIPFNEHAKAPFKKPSQDRVNAFLTILLDRNMTAIVRKSKGDDISAACGQLKAAQID